In Ovis aries strain OAR_USU_Benz2616 breed Rambouillet chromosome 8, ARS-UI_Ramb_v3.0, whole genome shotgun sequence, a single window of DNA contains:
- the LOC114116128 gene encoding E3 ubiquitin-protein ligase RNF138-like, translated as MAEELSAATSYTEDDFYCPVCQEVLKTPVRTAACQHVFCRKCFLTAMTESGIHCPLCRGNVTRRERACPERALDLENIMRKFSGSCRCCAKQIKFYRMRHHYKSCKKYQDEYGVSSIIPNFQISQDSVGNSNRSETSASDNIETYQENTGSSGHPTFKCPLCQESNFTRQRLLDHCNSNHLFQIVPVTCPICMSLPWGDPSQVTRNFVSHLNQRHQFDYHTYQ; from the coding sequence ATGGCCGAGGAGCTCTCAGCGGCCACGTCGTACACCGAAGATGATTTCTACTGCCCCGTCTGTCAGGAGGTGCTCAAGACGCCCGTgcggactgcagcctgtcagcaCGTTTTCTGTAGAAAGTGTTTCCTGACTGCAATGACAGAAAGTGGAATACATTGTCCCCTCTGTCGTGGAAATGTGACTAGAAGAGAGAGAGCATGTCCTGAACGGGCCTTAGACCTTGAAAATATCATGAGGAAATTTTCTGGTAGCTGCAGATGCTGTGCAAAACAGATTAAATTCTATCGCATGAGACATCATTACAAATCTTGTAAGAAGTATCAAGATGAATATGGTGTTTCTTCTATCATTCCAAACTTTCAGATCTCTCAAGATTCAGTAGGAAACAGTAACAGGAGTGAAACATCTGCATCTGATAACATAGAAACTTACCAAGAGAATACAGGTTCTTCTGGGCATCCTACCTTTAAGTGTCCCTTGTGTCAAGAATCAAATTTTACCAGACAGCGTTTACTGGATCATTGTAACAGTAATCACCTATTTCAGATAGTTCCTGTGACGTGTCCTATTTGTATGTCTCTTCCTTGGGGAGATCCTAGCCAGGTTACTAGAAATTTTGTTAGTCATCTAAATCAAAGACATCAGTTTGAttatcatacttatcaataa